A genome region from Pseudanabaena sp. Chao 1811 includes the following:
- a CDS encoding LexA family protein: MPRGGKRAGAGRPQGTGKYGEATKAVRLPIRIADEILAALAGGSQEIELGTMVQSIFKPERKTKVSLPLYLNPVAAGLPTLTEDYVDDNIDLNRHLVKHPETTYLVRVVGESMIDAGIHPNDMLIVDRSIEVTNGQVVIAVVNGELTVKRIRKDRDKLWLMPENEAFKPIEIDEHTDLHIWGVVTNVIHAL; the protein is encoded by the coding sequence ATGCCAAGAGGAGGAAAACGCGCAGGTGCAGGTCGCCCTCAAGGGACTGGAAAATACGGTGAAGCTACTAAAGCTGTACGACTACCCATCAGAATAGCTGACGAAATTTTAGCGGCTTTGGCTGGGGGAAGCCAAGAAATCGAATTAGGAACTATGGTTCAATCCATCTTCAAGCCCGAAAGAAAGACTAAGGTGAGCTTGCCTCTATATCTCAACCCAGTTGCAGCAGGGCTTCCTACTCTAACCGAAGACTATGTGGATGATAATATTGATCTCAATCGTCATCTGGTGAAGCATCCTGAAACCACATATCTGGTGCGTGTGGTTGGAGAATCAATGATTGATGCAGGGATTCATCCCAATGATATGTTGATTGTCGATCGCTCGATTGAAGTTACCAATGGTCAAGTTGTGATCGCCGTGGTGAATGGAGAATTAACGGTAAAAAGAATTCGTAAGGATAGAGATAAACTATGGCTTATGCCTGAGAATGAAGCTTTTAAACCTATTGAGATTGATGAACATACCGATCTCCATATTTGGGGCGTAGTTACCAATGTAATTCATGCACTTTAG
- a CDS encoding aldo/keto reductase, which produces MRYRRFGKTEMLLSVFSLGAMRYLESAANAEKTIWHALEVGINHIETAQGYGKSEEFIGQAMRNGLSKQRDRFYLTTKIGPTKDADSMRRQIEQSLKKMNVDYIDNFDIHGINLYEHLDLVKDPNGCMKAVREAIEQKMIGHVGFSTHGSLEVILDTIRTDLFESVNLHYYYFNQRNAPAVQLAHEKDMGVFIISPSDKGGMLYNPSEELSGVCYPYTALYMCDRFLLCDPRVHTLSLGAANPSEVDSHQDAWDNDAPMSELEAAVLDCMNRRYTLLENDRCSQCYQCLPCPEGINIPEVLRLRNLAIGFDMVEFGKYRYKMFENAGHWFPGNKAIRCTDCGDCLPRCPENLEIPRLLRDTHDRLHGEEGRRLWE; this is translated from the coding sequence ATGCGCTATCGTCGTTTTGGCAAAACTGAGATGCTTTTGTCCGTATTCTCCTTAGGAGCAATGCGCTATTTAGAATCTGCGGCGAATGCAGAAAAAACGATTTGGCACGCCTTAGAAGTTGGCATTAACCATATTGAGACAGCGCAGGGCTATGGCAAGAGTGAGGAATTCATTGGTCAGGCAATGCGAAATGGGCTTAGCAAGCAACGCGATCGCTTTTATCTGACGACCAAAATTGGTCCTACCAAAGATGCAGACTCTATGCGTCGGCAAATCGAACAGTCCCTCAAAAAGATGAATGTGGACTATATCGATAACTTCGATATTCATGGGATTAATCTATACGAACATCTCGATCTGGTGAAAGATCCCAATGGATGTATGAAAGCGGTTAGGGAAGCGATCGAGCAAAAGATGATTGGACATGTAGGCTTTTCTACCCACGGTTCACTTGAAGTAATTTTAGACACGATTCGTACTGACTTATTTGAGTCCGTTAACTTACATTATTACTACTTCAATCAGCGTAATGCCCCTGCGGTACAACTCGCCCATGAAAAGGATATGGGGGTATTTATCATTTCGCCATCGGATAAAGGCGGGATGCTCTATAACCCTTCCGAAGAACTATCAGGTGTTTGCTATCCATATACAGCCTTATACATGTGCGATCGCTTTTTGCTGTGTGATCCGCGTGTACATACCCTCAGCCTTGGTGCAGCCAACCCTAGCGAAGTAGATTCCCATCAGGACGCATGGGATAACGATGCCCCGATGTCTGAATTAGAAGCCGCAGTTCTCGATTGCATGAATCGCCGCTACACACTCTTAGAAAACGATCGCTGTTCACAATGTTATCAATGCCTACCCTGTCCCGAAGGCATTAATATTCCTGAAGTCCTCAGACTCAGAAATTTAGCGATCGGCTTTGATATGGTGGAGTTTGGGAAATATCGCTATAAAATGTTTGAGAATGCAGGACATTGGTTTCCGGGGAATAAAGCCATTCGCTGTACTGACTGTGGCGACTGCTTACCAAGATGTCCTGAAAATCTTGAAATCCCTAGACTTTTGCGGGATACCCACGATCGCTTACATGGTGAGGAAGGTCGGCGACTATGGGAATAG
- a CDS encoding YajQ family cyclic di-GMP-binding protein produces MASSYSFDIVSDFDHQELVNAIDQTRREIVSRYDLKSTNTEVELEKELITIKTNSEMTLTSVVDVLQSKAIKRNLSLKIFDYGEIESASGNRVTQKIKLKRGIEQDQAKKLSKTIRDNFPKAQASIQGDALRVTSKSKDELQEIIQLVKGEDFPLALQFTNYR; encoded by the coding sequence ATGGCTTCCAGTTATTCCTTTGACATCGTTAGCGATTTTGATCATCAAGAACTTGTCAATGCGATCGATCAAACTCGCCGTGAAATTGTTAGTCGCTATGACTTAAAAAGTACAAATACAGAAGTTGAACTTGAAAAAGAACTCATAACCATCAAAACTAATAGTGAAATGACACTTACCTCGGTTGTTGATGTGTTGCAATCTAAAGCAATCAAGCGTAACCTATCTCTAAAAATCTTTGACTATGGCGAAATCGAATCCGCTAGCGGTAATCGTGTCACCCAAAAGATTAAACTCAAGCGGGGTATTGAGCAAGATCAAGCTAAAAAACTTTCTAAAACCATCCGCGATAATTTCCCTAAAGCTCAAGCCTCTATTCAAGGTGATGCTTTGCGAGTTACTTCCAAATCAAAAGATGAACTTCAAGAAATTATCCAACTCGTAAAAGGCGAAGACTTCCCCCTCGCTCTCCAATTCACAAACTACCGTTAA
- a CDS encoding DUF4079 domain-containing protein encodes MIIAIPEPLQTVVTFAHPILMTLTLILALYAGYVGWQYRRIRSTEGEEKKALISKKYNLLHHNLGSVFLLLMVAGAIGGMAVTYNNNGKLFVGAHLIAGLGLTFLAALSAALAPILQQGKEWARSTHIAVNTVLVGIFVWQTLTGFEIVQRILEQMSKAS; translated from the coding sequence ATGATTATTGCAATTCCCGAACCACTTCAAACGGTGGTGACCTTTGCTCACCCCATTCTCATGACCCTGACCCTCATTTTGGCATTGTATGCAGGTTACGTTGGGTGGCAATACCGCAGAATTCGTAGCACTGAGGGCGAAGAGAAAAAAGCGCTGATCTCCAAGAAATATAACCTCCTCCATCACAATCTGGGTTCGGTGTTTTTATTGTTAATGGTGGCAGGTGCGATCGGTGGTATGGCTGTAACTTACAACAACAATGGCAAGCTGTTTGTAGGAGCGCATTTGATTGCTGGTTTAGGACTCACATTCTTAGCTGCATTATCGGCGGCGTTAGCACCTATACTGCAACAGGGCAAGGAATGGGCGAGGAGTACTCATATTGCAGTTAATACTGTATTAGTTGGCATTTTTGTATGGCAAACCCTGACAGGCTTTGAAATTGTCCAGAGAATTCTCGAACAAATGTCTAAAGCTTCATAA
- a CDS encoding MEKHLA domain-containing protein produces the protein MQIAFRQIVNLDKSQPWFQPELVQHIQLLCYSFQHWTGTPLILISNDQSSLEVANLLFNADFVVVSHGTQADPILNYGNQKALDLWKMDWQTFISTPSRYTAEPLKRDEREKILVQVKSQGYINNYRGIRIASNGDRFYINQAIIWNVVDQEGKLWGQAATFRDWEAIAPQWIK, from the coding sequence ATGCAGATTGCTTTTAGACAAATTGTGAATTTAGATAAATCTCAGCCTTGGTTCCAACCTGAACTAGTGCAACATATTCAGCTTCTCTGCTATAGCTTTCAGCATTGGACTGGAACCCCATTAATCCTAATCTCCAACGATCAGTCATCCTTAGAAGTCGCCAATTTACTGTTTAATGCCGATTTTGTGGTGGTTTCTCACGGTACTCAAGCCGATCCAATTCTGAACTATGGAAATCAAAAGGCTCTCGATCTCTGGAAAATGGATTGGCAAACTTTCATATCTACACCATCACGCTATACGGCTGAACCTCTAAAACGTGACGAAAGGGAAAAAATCCTAGTACAGGTAAAATCTCAGGGCTATATCAACAACTATCGCGGTATTCGGATTGCGAGTAATGGCGATCGCTTTTATATTAATCAAGCAATTATCTGGAATGTGGTCGATCAAGAGGGGAAACTCTGGGGACAAGCTGCAACTTTTCGAGATTGGGAAGCGATCGCCCCACAATGGATTAAGTAG
- a CDS encoding adenylate/guanylate cyclase domain-containing protein: MNAEYLRWRSQFVRKRLQIVTAIAAVCILSFMAFALTGNKGDIPLKTDISLTLDLSIETVLIAVFFLLRSRFANTYVYPIFFIVPTLIILTMQINASSAGIIAPFFIPWVLVFVAQATLVPVCWHLHLAIQLFTFVNYFLISNYFGYSVSDIFGLSNRLTLGKLILPISLIFMFIGWICIMGDISVYLYERLQQSEFFAKKELEEQKERSERLLLNVLPQSIADRLKLESDLIADNFQEVSVLFADIVGFTVLSSQIPPEEVVGFLNQIFSRFDRLAEKYGLEKIKTIGDAYMAVAGLPFAQDNHAQAAIEMAIAMQKELNLFNQECHQNLKIRIGISSGPVVAGVIGIKKFTYDLWGDTVNTASRMESHGIAGCIQVSESTYQYLRDRYHFEVRDRVVIKGKGEMTTYVLK, encoded by the coding sequence ATGAATGCTGAGTATTTGCGGTGGCGATCGCAATTTGTGCGAAAGAGATTACAGATTGTCACTGCGATCGCGGCAGTTTGCATTTTGAGCTTTATGGCATTTGCCTTAACGGGGAATAAAGGGGATATTCCTCTCAAAACTGACATTAGCCTTACTTTAGATTTGAGTATTGAGACTGTGTTAATCGCAGTTTTCTTCCTATTGCGATCGCGCTTTGCCAATACCTATGTCTATCCGATCTTCTTCATTGTCCCGACCCTGATTATATTGACGATGCAGATTAATGCGTCATCAGCAGGAATTATTGCGCCCTTTTTCATACCTTGGGTATTGGTATTTGTTGCCCAAGCCACTCTTGTACCTGTGTGCTGGCATTTACATTTAGCTATACAGCTATTTACCTTTGTTAACTACTTTTTGATTAGTAACTACTTTGGCTATAGCGTGAGCGATATTTTTGGACTGAGCAATCGCCTCACTTTAGGGAAATTGATACTACCCATTTCTCTAATCTTCATGTTTATTGGCTGGATTTGTATCATGGGAGATATATCAGTTTATTTGTACGAACGTCTACAACAGAGTGAATTCTTCGCCAAGAAGGAATTAGAAGAACAGAAAGAACGCTCGGAACGCTTACTGCTCAATGTTCTACCGCAGTCGATCGCCGATCGTTTAAAATTAGAATCTGATCTGATTGCTGACAACTTCCAAGAAGTAAGCGTTTTATTTGCCGATATCGTCGGGTTTACAGTACTTTCGAGCCAAATACCTCCTGAAGAAGTCGTTGGTTTTCTCAATCAAATCTTTTCCCGCTTTGATCGTCTCGCCGAAAAGTATGGATTAGAAAAAATCAAAACCATTGGCGATGCCTACATGGCAGTGGCAGGATTACCTTTTGCTCAGGATAATCATGCTCAAGCAGCAATCGAAATGGCGATCGCCATGCAAAAGGAATTAAATCTTTTCAATCAAGAATGTCACCAAAATCTCAAAATTCGCATTGGTATCAGTTCGGGACCAGTTGTAGCTGGTGTAATTGGCATCAAAAAATTTACTTACGACCTTTGGGGTGATACCGTCAATACCGCAAGCCGTATGGAATCTCACGGGATTGCAGGCTGCATTCAAGTTTCAGAAAGTACCTATCAATATTTACGCGATCGCTATCATTTTGAAGTCCGCGATCGAGTTGTTATCAAAGGAAAAGGGGAAATGACTACCTACGTTTTAAAATGA
- the bioU gene encoding (S)-8-amino-7-oxononanoate synthase BioU, whose amino-acid sequence MTLKVGILGFGGLGQAAAKLLSAKQEMQLVVAADKEGFAYDPQGLDANKAIATYQNQGSLGYLEGLGTLTQDSIDKAIATAKDVDGYFLALPNLPNTFMASVAKQFIASGWKGVLVDAIKRTSAVEQMIALAPELEAAGITYMSGCGATPGLLTAAAAIAAQSFAEVHKVEITFGVGIANWNAYRATIREDIAHMSGYTVDIAQAMTDEEVEALLEKTNGLISLENMEHADDIMLERVGICDRDRVTVGGVVDTRNPKKPLSTNMKLTGRTFEGKISTHTFTLGDETSMAANVCGPAFGYLKAGKQFHQRGIYGLMTAAEVMPAFVR is encoded by the coding sequence ATGACATTAAAAGTTGGAATTTTAGGATTTGGTGGATTAGGTCAGGCGGCAGCAAAGTTGCTCAGCGCTAAGCAGGAAATGCAACTAGTCGTAGCAGCAGACAAAGAAGGCTTTGCCTATGACCCACAGGGGCTAGATGCTAACAAGGCGATCGCCACTTACCAAAACCAAGGCTCACTGGGCTATCTCGAAGGATTAGGTACTCTTACCCAAGACAGTATTGATAAAGCGATCGCTACGGCAAAAGATGTTGATGGTTATTTCCTCGCATTGCCCAACCTACCCAATACCTTCATGGCAAGCGTTGCCAAGCAATTCATCGCTTCAGGTTGGAAAGGTGTGCTAGTCGATGCCATCAAGCGTACCAGTGCCGTTGAACAAATGATTGCCCTTGCCCCAGAACTGGAAGCCGCAGGGATTACTTATATGTCTGGTTGTGGTGCAACCCCCGGTTTATTGACTGCTGCTGCTGCGATCGCGGCTCAAAGTTTTGCAGAAGTCCACAAGGTTGAAATCACCTTCGGAGTCGGTATTGCCAACTGGAACGCCTACCGCGCCACCATCCGCGAAGATATTGCCCATATGTCTGGCTATACCGTTGATATTGCCCAAGCCATGACTGACGAGGAAGTAGAAGCACTGCTCGAAAAGACCAATGGCTTAATCTCGCTGGAAAATATGGAACATGCCGATGACATCATGCTAGAGCGTGTCGGTATTTGCGATCGCGATCGCGTCACCGTGGGCGGCGTAGTTGACACCCGCAATCCTAAGAAGCCCCTCAGTACAAACATGAAACTGACAGGTCGTACCTTTGAGGGCAAAATCTCCACTCACACCTTCACCCTCGGCGATGAAACCAGCATGGCAGCAAATGTATGCGGCCCTGCCTTTGGCTATCTCAAGGCTGGAAAACAATTTCACCAACGTGGTATTTACGGTCTGATGACTGCTGCTGAAGTGATGCCTGCCTTCGTTCGTTAA
- a CDS encoding serpin family protein — protein MQAYNRATIISLLAIVLMGCTIADTPNPQISLISTVSPSPTNTAIAPKPISRNLTNNRTNNLKVKLDERLVKASTSFGFNLFEQIAKQNPNKNIFISPSSVAIALSMTYNGASGETQQAIAKALDLQGIEINDVNVFNRNIQQLLANGDKNVELNIANSLWARKDIALEQNFLNKVKEFYQAEITNLDFSDSNSVNTINAWVKQQTKAKIEKIVDRINSDSLLFLINAVYFKGKWEAPFDQALTKPQPFTLIDGTKIQHPAMSRSGEYRYYDAPTFQAISLPYGSGRFSMEIFLPKPKSNLGEFQQQLNAKNWQEWSTKFIRKTGSIQLPRFKVEYETSLKETLQNLGMAIAFNPNKADFRNLATTKAYISDVKHKTFVDVNEEGTEAAAVTSVEMRVTSARPSEEPPFQMIVDRPFFFAISDRQTGTILFMGIIQNPS, from the coding sequence ATGCAAGCTTACAATCGCGCTACGATAATTAGTCTATTAGCTATAGTTTTGATGGGATGTACAATCGCAGATACTCCTAATCCTCAAATTTCACTAATTAGCACAGTAAGTCCATCCCCTACAAATACCGCTATAGCTCCCAAACCAATCAGCCGTAATCTTACTAACAATCGCACCAATAATCTCAAGGTAAAACTGGATGAACGATTAGTTAAGGCAAGTACTAGCTTTGGATTTAATCTATTTGAGCAGATTGCTAAACAAAATCCTAATAAAAATATTTTCATATCACCATCGAGTGTAGCGATCGCCCTATCGATGACCTATAACGGTGCGAGTGGCGAAACTCAACAGGCGATCGCTAAAGCCTTAGATTTACAAGGCATTGAAATCAATGATGTGAATGTCTTTAATCGAAACATTCAGCAACTGTTAGCGAATGGTGATAAAAACGTTGAGTTAAATATTGCCAATTCACTCTGGGCGCGGAAGGATATTGCTTTAGAACAAAATTTCTTAAATAAAGTGAAGGAGTTCTATCAAGCAGAAATTACTAATCTTGACTTCAGCGATTCTAATTCTGTGAATACGATTAATGCTTGGGTGAAGCAGCAAACCAAAGCCAAAATCGAGAAAATTGTCGATCGCATTAATTCTGATAGTTTACTATTTTTAATTAATGCTGTGTACTTTAAAGGTAAATGGGAAGCTCCCTTTGATCAAGCCCTTACCAAACCGCAACCCTTTACGCTCATCGATGGTACAAAAATCCAACATCCTGCCATGTCGAGATCGGGAGAATATCGCTACTACGATGCACCAACCTTTCAAGCAATTAGTCTTCCCTATGGCTCTGGACGTTTCAGTATGGAGATTTTCCTACCCAAACCAAAATCTAATTTAGGAGAATTCCAGCAGCAACTCAACGCTAAGAATTGGCAAGAATGGTCAACCAAATTCATCCGCAAAACTGGATCTATTCAATTACCCCGCTTTAAAGTGGAATATGAGACTAGTCTCAAAGAAACTTTGCAGAATTTAGGTATGGCGATCGCTTTTAATCCCAACAAAGCTGATTTTCGCAATCTCGCAACTACGAAGGCTTACATCAGTGATGTCAAGCATAAAACCTTTGTTGATGTCAATGAAGAAGGTACCGAAGCGGCAGCAGTTACTTCCGTTGAGATGCGCGTAACTTCAGCCAGACCTAGTGAAGAACCTCCATTTCAAATGATTGTTGATCGCCCATTTTTCTTCGCAATTAGCGATCGGCAAACTGGCACAATTCTATTTATGGGCATAATTCAAAATCCATCGTAA
- the recF gene encoding DNA replication/repair protein RecF (All proteins in this family for which functions are known are DNA-binding proteins that assist the filamentation of RecA onto DNA for the initiation of recombination or recombinational repair.) has translation MYLKSLHIKQFRNYIDQEVIFTAPKTVIVGNNAQGKSNLLEAVLLLATLRSHRVSKDRDLVRNGEAIAEIMALCQRSRSPESYPVELGMRMRSSGKRTLTVNGVNQARHLDFLGNLNAVMFSSLDLDLVRGSPESRRNWLDTVLIQLEPIYINLLQQYNQVLRQRNALLKSIKQGQTNYEPQQMALWDAQLVTAGTRLIRRRSRLLERLTPIARHWHQAISGGSEYLEITYVPKFSFAPTDTVENIHQAFFEALLQKAIVEQHQGASLVGPHRDEVVLTINNTPAREYGSQGQQRTLVLALKLAELELLESVIGEPPLLLLDDVLAELDLQRQDHLLNAIGDRVQTIITTTHLGSFDAQWLNSARIFQVESGKISS, from the coding sequence ATGTATCTCAAATCTCTCCACATCAAGCAGTTTCGCAATTATATCGATCAAGAAGTTATCTTCACTGCGCCTAAAACAGTCATAGTCGGTAACAATGCCCAAGGGAAATCGAACTTGCTCGAAGCCGTTTTGCTATTAGCAACCTTGCGATCGCACCGTGTGAGTAAAGATCGAGACTTAGTACGCAATGGGGAAGCGATTGCCGAAATTATGGCACTCTGTCAGCGATCGCGATCGCCCGAAAGCTATCCTGTGGAATTGGGAATGCGAATGCGATCTAGTGGTAAGCGCACCTTAACTGTAAATGGAGTAAATCAGGCAAGGCATTTGGACTTTTTAGGTAATCTCAATGCCGTTATGTTTTCTAGTCTAGATCTTGACTTAGTGCGCGGAAGTCCTGAAAGTCGGCGCAATTGGCTGGATACTGTGCTAATTCAATTAGAACCAATCTATATCAATCTCTTACAGCAATATAATCAAGTTTTACGACAACGGAATGCTTTGTTGAAGTCCATTAAGCAGGGACAAACTAACTATGAGCCGCAACAAATGGCACTATGGGATGCTCAGTTAGTAACTGCGGGGACAAGACTGATTAGAAGGCGATCGCGTTTACTAGAAAGATTAACGCCGATCGCTAGACATTGGCATCAAGCCATTAGCGGTGGTAGTGAATATTTAGAAATCACCTATGTTCCCAAGTTTTCCTTCGCCCCAACGGATACAGTTGAAAATATTCATCAAGCTTTTTTTGAGGCACTTTTACAAAAAGCAATTGTTGAACAACATCAAGGTGCTAGCTTAGTTGGTCCCCATCGTGATGAAGTTGTATTGACGATTAATAATACTCCTGCCCGTGAATATGGGTCTCAGGGGCAACAACGCACTTTAGTACTTGCTTTAAAACTGGCGGAGTTAGAGTTGCTCGAATCAGTAATTGGAGAGCCACCACTATTATTATTAGATGACGTACTAGCTGAACTTGATCTACAAAGACAAGATCATCTATTAAATGCAATTGGCGATCGCGTCCAAACAATAATTACCACAACTCATTTAGGATCGTTTGATGCTCAATGGCTAAACTCCGCCCGAATTTTTCAAGTAGAAAGCGGTAAAATTTCATCTTAA
- a CDS encoding AbrB family transcriptional regulator encodes MAKVKQPVQLSGEALLQKVKELEHLSKEEKAKACGYATITKNNQARVNLMKFYNALMEADGVELEAKGSGKGGRSASYRVSVQKNGNLLIGSAYTQLMGLKAGDELEIRLGRKHIHLRQVGADDEE; translated from the coding sequence ATGGCAAAAGTTAAGCAACCTGTCCAACTCTCTGGCGAAGCATTACTACAAAAAGTCAAAGAACTAGAGCATCTGTCAAAAGAAGAAAAAGCTAAAGCCTGCGGATACGCAACCATCACTAAAAATAATCAAGCTCGTGTTAACTTGATGAAATTTTATAATGCTTTGATGGAAGCAGATGGAGTTGAGCTTGAAGCTAAAGGTAGTGGCAAAGGTGGACGTAGTGCTAGTTACCGCGTAAGTGTACAGAAAAATGGCAACCTATTAATTGGCTCAGCTTATACACAACTGATGGGTTTAAAAGCTGGTGATGAGTTAGAAATTCGTCTTGGTCGTAAACATATTCACCTACGTCAAGTAGGTGCTGATGACGAAGAATAA